From the genome of Halorussus caseinilyticus, one region includes:
- the proS gene encoding proline--tRNA ligase, with protein MSDDEQELGITESKEHSPGDWYAEVVTKAELADYAPMGGFIVTRPRGYALWEGLQDHLDSWFKKTGAQNAYFPALIPESYLERESDIVEGFDPEVAWVTHGGHDELEERLAFRPTSESIITPFMSNWVRSHRDLPLRLNQWCSVIRWEATETKPFFRTKEFLWQEGHTAHETEDEAWDETMTRLDQYENLYEDVLAIPVLRGRKPEHDKFPGADTTTTVEALMPDGKSVQGGTSHYLGQGFAEAYDLTYTDENEDERVAHTTSWGLSWRALGALIMTHSDDQGLVVPPKIAPEQVVIVPIWNEDNREKVLEYAESVADDLDAADVRVELDDRDERNPGFKFNEWELKGVPVRLEIGPNEVEDREVTVVHRPDGEDAVEDRERIDETIQSHFDRVYAKLYDAAKENLEENVREAYETSEILGTIGRYGGYVKTPWCGDEACEQVIKEEIAAEIVMVPMDRDEEPIGEECGVCGDEACETAYFAKSY; from the coding sequence ATGAGCGACGACGAGCAGGAACTCGGCATCACCGAGTCCAAAGAACACAGTCCCGGAGATTGGTACGCGGAAGTAGTCACGAAGGCCGAACTCGCCGACTACGCGCCCATGGGCGGGTTCATCGTCACCCGGCCCCGCGGGTACGCCCTCTGGGAGGGGCTACAGGACCACCTCGACTCGTGGTTCAAGAAGACCGGCGCGCAGAACGCCTACTTCCCCGCGCTCATCCCCGAGAGCTACCTCGAACGCGAGAGCGACATCGTGGAAGGCTTCGACCCCGAGGTTGCGTGGGTGACTCACGGCGGCCACGACGAACTCGAAGAGCGACTGGCTTTCCGGCCCACCAGCGAGTCCATCATCACGCCGTTCATGAGCAACTGGGTCCGAAGCCACCGCGACCTGCCTCTGCGCCTGAACCAGTGGTGTAGCGTCATCCGGTGGGAAGCGACGGAAACGAAGCCGTTCTTCCGAACGAAGGAGTTCCTCTGGCAGGAGGGCCACACCGCCCACGAGACCGAAGACGAGGCGTGGGACGAGACGATGACCCGCTTGGACCAGTACGAGAACCTCTACGAGGACGTGCTGGCCATCCCCGTTCTCCGCGGTCGCAAGCCCGAACACGACAAGTTCCCCGGCGCGGACACCACCACGACCGTCGAGGCGCTGATGCCCGACGGCAAGTCGGTCCAAGGCGGGACTTCCCACTACCTCGGCCAAGGATTCGCGGAAGCCTACGACCTGACCTACACAGACGAGAACGAGGACGAGCGGGTCGCTCACACCACCTCGTGGGGTCTCTCGTGGCGCGCACTCGGCGCGCTCATCATGACTCACTCCGACGACCAAGGGCTGGTCGTCCCCCCGAAAATCGCGCCCGAGCAGGTCGTCATCGTCCCCATCTGGAACGAGGACAACCGCGAGAAAGTGCTGGAGTACGCCGAGAGCGTGGCCGACGACTTGGACGCCGCCGACGTGCGCGTCGAGTTGGACGACCGCGACGAGCGCAATCCGGGCTTCAAGTTCAACGAGTGGGAACTGAAGGGCGTCCCCGTCCGACTCGAAATCGGTCCCAACGAGGTCGAAGACCGCGAGGTCACGGTGGTCCACCGACCCGACGGCGAGGACGCGGTGGAGGACCGCGAGCGAATCGACGAGACCATCCAATCGCACTTCGACCGAGTGTACGCCAAACTCTACGACGCGGCCAAGGAGAATCTGGAGGAGAACGTCCGCGAGGCCTACGAGACCTCCGAGATTCTCGGCACCATCGGTCGCTACGGCGGCTACGTCAAGACGCCGTGGTGCGGCGACGAGGCCTGCGAGCAGGTCATCAAGGAGGAAATCGCGGCCGAAATCGTGATGGTCCCGATGGACCGCGACGAGGAACCCATCGGCGAGGAGTGCGGCGTCTGCGGCGACGAGGCCTGCGAGACGGCCTACTTCGCCAAGTCGTACTGA
- a CDS encoding ferredoxin--NADP reductase — translation MADTHEVTVTSVHRMTPNVKQFVLESDGYTFEFDPGQHTHVHFPRAESPAEDEGGDSEDEAVVRPYTATAMPGSERITLAIKRYPDGTASTWMHERTPGDTIEIEELGGNLYLRNIDSDVAFVSTGTGITPMIAMAKQYVREGTGNAHFFFGEKDEEHVIYRETLDQLAADSPDFDVTYVLSEADDWAGPEGHVQNHLADYLDDFEGRDFYVCGVPEMVVETREYLDEQGVADDRMYVEGWEGDEVSDEG, via the coding sequence ATGGCCGACACCCACGAAGTCACGGTCACGTCCGTCCACCGGATGACGCCGAACGTCAAGCAGTTCGTGTTGGAGTCCGACGGCTACACCTTCGAGTTCGACCCCGGCCAGCACACCCACGTCCACTTCCCGCGGGCGGAGAGTCCGGCGGAGGACGAGGGAGGCGACAGCGAGGACGAGGCAGTCGTCAGACCCTACACCGCCACGGCCATGCCGGGGAGCGAGCGCATCACCCTCGCCATCAAGCGCTACCCCGACGGCACCGCCTCGACGTGGATGCACGAGCGCACGCCCGGCGACACCATCGAAATCGAGGAGTTAGGCGGGAACCTCTACCTCCGGAATATCGACTCGGACGTGGCCTTCGTCTCGACCGGAACCGGCATCACGCCGATGATAGCGATGGCCAAGCAGTACGTCCGGGAGGGGACCGGAAACGCCCACTTCTTCTTCGGCGAGAAGGACGAGGAACACGTCATCTACCGCGAAACTCTCGACCAACTGGCGGCCGACTCCCCGGACTTCGACGTGACCTACGTCCTCTCGGAGGCCGACGACTGGGCCGGACCCGAGGGCCACGTACAGAACCACCTCGCGGACTACTTGGACGACTTCGAGGGCCGGGACTTCTACGTCTGCGGCGTGCCCGAGATGGTGGTCGAGACCCGAGAGTATCTGGACGAGCAGGGCGTGGCCGACGACCGGATGTACGTCGAAGGCTGGGAGGGCGACGAGGTGTCGGACGAGGGATAA
- a CDS encoding beta-CASP ribonuclease aCPSF1 gives MSKVDQQLEDLRAEITSELPSDISVSDVKYEGPELVVYTRDPKKFARNGDLIRQLASQLRKRITVRPDPDVLSRPEDAREDVMAVIPDEAGVTDLDFHADTGEVVIEAEKPGMVIGKHGSTLREITQEVGWTPEVVRTPPIESSTVSNVRNFLKQERDDRRNILEKVGRQIHREEMSNDEYVRVTTLGCCREVGRASFILSTPETRILIDCGDKPGAEGEVPYLQVEEALGAGAQTIDAVVLTHAHLDHSALIPLLFKYGYDGPIYTTEPTRDLMGLLQLDYLDVAAKEGRAPPYESEMVREAIKHTIPLEYGDVTDIAPDVKLTLHNAGHILGSAVSHFHIGDGLYNVAFSGDIHYDDTRLFNGAVNDFPRVETLILESTYGGRNDYQTDQEDSERKLKRVINETYEKGGKVVIPAFAVGRSQEMMLVIEEAMREGDIPEMPVHLDGMIWEATAIHTTYPEYLRDDLRDRIFHEDENPFLADQFNHIDGGEEERQEVADGDQCIILSTSGMVTGGPIMSWLEHVGGDPDSRMVFVGYQAQGTLGRRIQNGWDEIPMNRGGGRNGKLSLKLDVETVDGFSGHADRQGLMNFVKTMNPRPEKILCVHGDESSVQDLSSSLYHEFNMRTFAPKNLETFRFK, from the coding sequence ATGAGTAAAGTAGACCAGCAACTCGAGGACCTGCGAGCAGAGATTACGAGCGAGTTACCGAGCGACATTTCGGTGTCGGACGTGAAGTACGAAGGCCCGGAACTGGTCGTGTACACGCGCGACCCCAAGAAGTTCGCCCGGAACGGCGACCTCATCCGGCAGTTGGCGAGTCAACTCCGAAAGCGAATCACCGTCCGCCCCGACCCCGACGTGTTGTCGCGGCCCGAAGACGCCCGCGAGGACGTAATGGCGGTCATTCCCGACGAAGCGGGCGTGACCGACCTCGACTTCCACGCCGACACGGGCGAGGTGGTCATCGAAGCCGAGAAGCCCGGCATGGTCATCGGCAAGCACGGTTCGACCCTCCGGGAGATAACCCAAGAAGTCGGCTGGACGCCCGAAGTCGTCCGGACGCCGCCCATCGAGTCTTCGACGGTCTCGAACGTCCGGAACTTCCTGAAACAGGAACGTGACGACCGCCGGAACATCCTCGAAAAGGTGGGCCGCCAGATTCACCGCGAGGAGATGTCCAACGACGAGTACGTCCGGGTAACGACGCTCGGCTGTTGCCGGGAGGTCGGTCGGGCCTCGTTCATCCTCTCGACGCCCGAGACCCGCATCCTCATCGACTGCGGCGACAAACCCGGCGCGGAAGGCGAAGTGCCGTATCTCCAAGTCGAGGAGGCGCTCGGCGCGGGTGCCCAGACCATCGACGCGGTGGTGCTGACCCACGCCCACCTCGACCACTCGGCGCTGATTCCACTGCTGTTCAAGTACGGCTACGACGGCCCGATTTACACCACCGAACCGACCCGCGACCTGATGGGTCTGCTCCAACTGGACTACCTCGACGTGGCCGCCAAGGAGGGCCGCGCGCCGCCCTACGAGTCCGAGATGGTCCGTGAGGCCATCAAGCACACCATCCCGCTGGAGTACGGCGACGTGACCGACATCGCGCCCGACGTGAAACTCACGCTCCACAACGCGGGCCACATCCTCGGGTCGGCCGTCTCGCACTTCCACATCGGCGACGGCCTGTACAACGTCGCGTTCTCCGGTGACATCCACTACGACGACACCCGCCTGTTCAACGGCGCGGTCAACGACTTCCCGCGGGTCGAGACGCTCATCCTCGAATCGACTTACGGCGGTCGCAACGACTACCAGACCGACCAAGAGGACTCCGAGCGCAAACTCAAGCGCGTCATCAACGAGACCTACGAGAAGGGCGGGAAAGTCGTCATCCCGGCGTTCGCGGTGGGTCGCTCCCAAGAGATGATGCTCGTCATAGAGGAGGCGATGCGCGAAGGCGACATCCCCGAGATGCCAGTCCACCTCGACGGCATGATTTGGGAGGCGACGGCCATCCACACGACGTATCCCGAGTACCTGCGCGACGACTTGCGCGACCGCATTTTCCACGAGGACGAGAACCCATTCCTCGCCGACCAGTTCAACCACATCGACGGCGGCGAGGAGGAGCGACAAGAGGTGGCCGACGGCGACCAGTGCATCATCCTCTCGACTTCCGGCATGGTCACGGGCGGCCCCATCATGTCGTGGCTCGAACACGTCGGCGGCGACCCCGACTCGCGGATGGTCTTCGTCGGCTATCAGGCACAGGGAACCCTCGGCCGACGTATCCAGAACGGATGGGACGAGATTCCGATGAACCGCGGCGGCGGCCGGAACGGTAAGCTCTCGCTGAAACTCGACGTGGAGACGGTGGACGGCTTCTCCGGCCACGCCGACCGGCAGGGCCTGATGAACTTCGTGAAGACGATGAACCCGCGCCCGGAGAAGATTCTGTGCGTCCACGGCGACGAGTCGAGCGTCCAAGACCTCTCGTCGTCGCTCTACCACGAGTTCAACATGCGAACGTTCGCGCCCAAGAATCTGGAGACCTTCCGGTTCAAGTAG
- the mre11 gene encoding DNA double-strand break repair protein Mre11 translates to MTRVIHTGDTHLGYRQYHSPERRADFRRAFEQVIDDAIAEDVDAVVHAGDLFHDRRPDLDALHGTISLLGRLRDADVPFLAIVGNHEGTRGRQWLDLFEMLGLATRLGDDPEVVGETAFYGLDHVPKSKRDELDYQFESHDADHAALVSHGLFKPFDIGDWDAEEVLTEANVDFDAMLLGDNHKPDTKEVAETWVTYCGSTERCSADEREDRGYNIVEFDGDVTITRRGLDATRDFAYVEATLAEGEGIDRVREKLRERDLEDAVVVVEIDGEGEQVTPARVEEFALERDALVARVVDRREVEDDDGEVEVSFADPDDAVRQRVRDLGLSEAARGIDETVRASKIADSNVRESVRNRVAELVEDGDRSAFESAPGDEGGDSAAAESPPETDSTAATDSVPDADSDDDGTLEEYL, encoded by the coding sequence ATGACACGGGTGATACACACGGGGGACACCCACCTCGGGTATCGACAGTACCACTCCCCCGAGCGACGGGCGGACTTTCGGCGGGCGTTCGAGCAGGTAATCGACGACGCAATCGCCGAGGACGTGGACGCCGTGGTCCACGCTGGCGACCTGTTTCACGACCGTCGTCCGGACCTCGACGCGCTCCACGGCACCATCTCGCTGTTGGGCCGACTCCGGGACGCCGACGTGCCTTTTCTCGCCATCGTCGGCAACCACGAGGGCACGCGGGGCCGCCAGTGGCTAGACCTCTTCGAGATGCTCGGACTCGCCACGCGACTCGGCGACGACCCCGAAGTCGTCGGCGAAACCGCCTTCTACGGTCTCGACCACGTACCGAAGTCCAAGCGCGACGAGTTGGACTACCAGTTCGAGTCCCACGACGCCGACCACGCCGCGCTGGTCAGTCACGGCCTGTTCAAGCCCTTCGACATCGGCGACTGGGACGCCGAGGAGGTGCTGACCGAGGCCAACGTCGATTTCGACGCGATGCTTCTGGGCGACAACCACAAGCCCGACACCAAGGAAGTCGCCGAGACGTGGGTGACGTACTGCGGTTCGACCGAACGCTGTAGCGCCGACGAGCGCGAGGACCGGGGGTACAACATCGTGGAGTTCGACGGCGACGTGACCATCACCCGCCGAGGGTTGGACGCGACCCGCGACTTCGCGTACGTCGAAGCGACACTCGCCGAGGGTGAGGGCATCGACCGCGTGCGCGAGAAGTTGCGCGAGCGGGACCTCGAAGACGCCGTGGTCGTCGTGGAAATCGACGGCGAAGGCGAGCAAGTCACGCCCGCCCGCGTCGAGGAGTTCGCGCTGGAGCGTGACGCACTGGTCGCGCGCGTCGTGGACCGCCGGGAAGTCGAAGACGACGACGGCGAAGTCGAAGTCTCGTTCGCCGACCCCGACGACGCGGTGCGCCAGCGAGTCCGGGACCTCGGCCTGAGCGAGGCCGCACGGGGAATCGACGAGACGGTCCGTGCGAGCAAAATCGCCGACTCGAACGTCCGGGAGTCGGTCCGGAACCGAGTCGCCGAACTGGTCGAGGACGGCGACCGGTCGGCGTTCGAGTCTGCGCCCGGCGACGAGGGCGGGGATTCTGCCGCGGCAGAATCCCCGCCGGAGACCGATTCGACCGCGGCGACCGATTCGGTCCCCGACGCCGATTCGGACGACGACGGAACGCTGGAGGAGTACCTATGA
- the rad50 gene encoding DNA double-strand break repair ATPase Rad50, translated as MKFDRVRLRNFKCYADADLRLDRGVTVIHGLNGSGKSSLLEACFFALYGAKALDRTLDDVVTIGEEEAEIELWFTHDGGDYHVRRRIRATGERATTAECVLETPGDPVEGARDVRRTVTNLFRMDSEAFVNCAYVRQGEVNKLINATPTQRQDMIDDLLQLGKLEEYRERASDARLGVKSVLDDKRGSLSELETQIDQKEAKNLHERLNQRKSDLKETEGEIERFEENEETAEKTRKQAVEVLESYDEKREELDALADDIEQLESEIGRTERERADHRERVRELRERVEDIDAEVESLLADTELDSADAEAIEARLDELDAADDELQSDLGDARTQAKMFGNQADNLARRADEMESRASEKRERADRLDAEADDAESDLEDRRGKLDRLDDDVDAKKAAFEDAPVEFGAAESYLEDRREAKADLQSRIEDAKAALQSARDSVAEAEQLLDAGKCPECGQPVEDSPHVDSLAEDRERVAELEAELEDLRETRETVAREVETAERLRETEREVRNLRDRRENVEQLVADKEEAVADKRADADELREEADELETDAEDKRADADELREKADDREARVEELETEREEIADKRERLDEIRDLREEIADAESEIERHREKRASLEDQNDLRREQLEDKRERRNDLRESYDDQKVQSAREDKREAEEYLQKVEVKLDELRERRDDLQSAIGGIRSEIEELERLRERREDLAARVESLESLRDETADLQEMYGDLRAELRQRNVEHLEAMLNEVFDLVYQNDSYARIELDGEYELTVYQKDGEPLDPEQLSGGERALFNLSLRCAIYRLLSEGIEGTAPMPPLILDEPTVFLDSGHVSQLAELVESMRDLGVEQIVVVSHDDELVAAADDVVYVEKDAVSNRSTVERRESLLETAD; from the coding sequence ATGAAGTTCGACCGCGTGCGCCTCCGGAACTTCAAGTGCTACGCCGACGCCGACCTGCGTCTGGACCGCGGCGTCACCGTCATCCACGGGTTGAACGGGAGCGGGAAGTCCTCCCTGCTGGAGGCTTGTTTCTTCGCGCTCTACGGCGCGAAGGCGTTAGACCGGACGCTGGACGACGTGGTGACAATCGGCGAGGAGGAGGCCGAAATCGAACTCTGGTTCACCCACGACGGCGGCGACTACCACGTCCGGCGACGGATTCGCGCGACCGGCGAACGAGCGACCACCGCCGAGTGCGTCCTCGAAACCCCCGGCGACCCCGTGGAAGGTGCCCGCGACGTGCGCCGGACCGTGACGAACCTCTTCCGGATGGACTCCGAAGCGTTCGTCAACTGCGCGTACGTCCGACAGGGCGAGGTCAACAAACTCATCAACGCCACGCCGACCCAACGCCAAGACATGATAGACGACCTCCTCCAACTCGGCAAACTGGAGGAGTACCGCGAGCGCGCCAGCGACGCCCGACTGGGGGTCAAGTCGGTGCTTGACGACAAGCGCGGCAGTCTCTCGGAGCTTGAGACCCAAATCGACCAGAAGGAGGCCAAGAACCTCCACGAGCGCCTGAACCAGCGCAAGTCCGACCTGAAAGAGACCGAGGGCGAAATCGAGCGGTTCGAAGAGAACGAAGAGACCGCCGAGAAGACCCGAAAGCAAGCCGTCGAAGTGCTGGAGAGCTACGACGAGAAGCGCGAAGAACTCGACGCTCTCGCCGACGACATCGAGCAGTTGGAGTCCGAAATCGGCCGGACCGAGCGAGAACGGGCCGACCACCGCGAGCGAGTCCGGGAACTCCGCGAGCGAGTCGAGGACATCGACGCGGAAGTCGAGTCCCTGCTGGCCGACACCGAACTCGACTCGGCCGACGCCGAGGCAATCGAGGCGCGACTTGACGAACTCGACGCCGCGGACGACGAACTCCAGTCGGACCTCGGAGACGCCCGGACGCAGGCCAAGATGTTCGGCAATCAGGCCGACAATCTGGCTCGGCGGGCCGACGAGATGGAGTCGCGCGCGAGCGAGAAGCGCGAGCGCGCCGACCGACTCGACGCCGAGGCCGACGACGCCGAATCGGACCTCGAAGACCGCCGCGGAAAGCTCGACCGGTTGGACGACGACGTGGACGCGAAGAAGGCGGCGTTCGAGGACGCGCCCGTCGAGTTCGGCGCGGCCGAGTCGTACCTCGAAGACCGTCGCGAGGCGAAGGCCGACCTCCAGAGCCGAATCGAGGACGCGAAGGCCGCCCTCCAGAGCGCCCGCGACAGCGTGGCCGAGGCCGAGCAACTGCTCGACGCTGGCAAGTGTCCCGAGTGCGGCCAACCCGTCGAGGACTCGCCGCACGTCGATTCGCTGGCCGAGGACCGCGAGCGCGTGGCCGAACTCGAAGCCGAACTGGAGGACCTGCGCGAGACGCGAGAGACCGTCGCCAGAGAAGTCGAGACGGCCGAGCGACTCCGCGAGACCGAACGCGAAGTCCGGAACCTCCGGGACCGCCGCGAGAACGTCGAGCAGTTGGTCGCGGACAAAGAGGAGGCCGTCGCCGACAAGCGCGCGGACGCCGACGAGTTGCGCGAGGAGGCCGACGAACTCGAAACCGACGCCGAGGACAAGCGCGCGGACGCCGACGAACTCCGCGAGAAGGCCGACGACCGGGAGGCCCGCGTCGAGGAACTGGAGACCGAGCGCGAGGAGATTGCCGACAAGCGCGAGCGACTGGACGAGATTCGAGACCTGCGCGAGGAGATTGCCGACGCCGAGAGCGAAATCGAGCGCCACCGCGAGAAGCGCGCCAGCCTCGAAGACCAGAACGACCTCCGGCGAGAACAACTCGAAGACAAGCGCGAGCGCCGAAACGACCTGCGGGAGAGCTACGACGACCAGAAAGTGCAGTCCGCCCGCGAGGACAAGCGCGAGGCCGAAGAGTATCTACAGAAAGTCGAAGTGAAGTTGGACGAACTCCGGGAGCGGCGCGACGACCTGCAGAGCGCGATTGGCGGCATCCGGAGCGAAATCGAGGAACTCGAACGCCTCCGAGAGCGCCGCGAGGACCTCGCGGCGCGCGTCGAGTCGCTCGAATCGCTTCGCGACGAGACCGCCGACCTACAGGAGATGTACGGCGACCTCCGGGCGGAACTCCGCCAGCGAAACGTCGAACACCTCGAAGCGATGCTGAACGAGGTGTTCGACCTCGTGTATCAGAACGACTCGTACGCCCGTATCGAACTCGACGGCGAGTACGAACTCACCGTCTACCAGAAGGACGGCGAACCGCTCGACCCCGAGCAGTTGTCGGGCGGCGAGCGCGCGCTGTTCAACCTGAGTCTGCGGTGTGCCATCTACCGACTGCTCTCGGAGGGCATCGAGGGAACCGCGCCGATGCCGCCGCTGATTCTGGACGAACCAACCGTCTTCCTCGACTCGGGCCACGTCTCGCAACTCGCGGAACTGGTCGAGTCGATGCGGGACCTCGGTGTCGAGCAAATCGTGGTCGTGAGCCACGACGACGAACTCGTCGCGGCGGCCGACGACGTGGTGTACGTCGAGAAGGACGCGGTGTCGAACCGCTCGACGGTCGAGCGCCGCGAGAGCCTGTTAGAGACCGCGGACTGA
- a CDS encoding DUF7346 family protein encodes MRTVRDDSGSVYLLVKQSGDSCKVRDPETGEESYRESDELEPASGESALATTARAVPEPARRVLTATPNERALGLLVELRERGPHSVRHLLDATDLCESDLLGVLTEFRAAGLVEETRVLGERGYATTDRADDGLALLTGERDR; translated from the coding sequence ATGCGAACCGTCCGGGACGACTCCGGGAGCGTCTACCTGCTCGTCAAGCAGTCCGGCGACTCCTGTAAAGTTCGGGACCCCGAGACCGGCGAGGAGAGCTATCGGGAGAGCGACGAACTCGAACCTGCGTCCGGCGAGTCGGCGCTGGCGACGACGGCGCGGGCCGTCCCCGAACCCGCCCGACGCGTCCTGACCGCGACCCCGAACGAGCGCGCGCTCGGCCTGCTCGTGGAACTGCGCGAGCGCGGTCCCCACTCGGTCAGACACCTGCTCGACGCCACCGACCTCTGCGAGAGCGACCTGCTCGGCGTGCTGACGGAGTTTCGCGCCGCTGGACTGGTCGAAGAGACCCGCGTGCTGGGCGAGCGCGGGTACGCGACGACCGACCGTGCCGACGACGGACTCGCACTGCTCACCGGCGAACGAGATAGGTAG
- a CDS encoding DUF7322 domain-containing protein produces the protein MASDDSKADDSDDSVAELLPEDPPEAETDLLPDDPSEGLAPEPPRVPDTAKNDASPELKRQFWSLVLIFNVALFGVSFGLMLVGFERRWQVGGAMVAVGAFAFLRGWRRYRKVTDGFGADGGDNGESEDAHDDAASSGTEDAADPERKD, from the coding sequence GTGGCATCCGACGATTCGAAGGCCGACGACAGCGACGACTCGGTAGCCGAGTTGCTCCCCGAGGACCCGCCGGAGGCCGAGACCGACCTGCTCCCCGACGACCCCTCGGAGGGTCTCGCGCCGGAACCGCCGCGGGTGCCCGACACCGCGAAAAACGACGCCAGTCCCGAACTCAAGCGCCAGTTCTGGTCGCTGGTCCTCATCTTCAACGTCGCGCTGTTCGGCGTGAGTTTCGGCCTGATGCTCGTCGGCTTCGAGCGCCGGTGGCAGGTCGGCGGCGCGATGGTCGCCGTGGGCGCGTTCGCGTTCCTCCGCGGGTGGCGTCGGTACCGGAAGGTGACGGACGGCTTCGGAGCGGACGGGGGAGATAACGGCGAGAGCGAGGACGCCCACGACGACGCCGCGTCCTCGGGGACCGAGGACGCGGCCGACCCCGAACGGAAGGACTAA
- a CDS encoding DUF7331 family protein, whose amino-acid sequence MSDHVNPGDELDRAEAALPEPADPEATVESYQTEDGVVFYDADNPLAWLKAGEPLTLKEQV is encoded by the coding sequence ATGTCCGACCACGTCAACCCCGGCGACGAGCTGGACCGTGCGGAAGCGGCGCTTCCCGAACCCGCCGACCCGGAAGCGACCGTCGAGTCCTATCAGACGGAGGACGGCGTCGTATTCTACGACGCGGACAACCCGTTGGCGTGGTTGAAGGCGGGGGAACCGCTCACGCTCAAAGAGCAAGTCTGA